DNA sequence from the Deltaproteobacteria bacterium genome:
CGGACGGTTGGCTGGACCGGACAACGGGACTGGTCTGGGGCGGGATTTCGGCCCTGCCGTTGACCTGGGACGAGGCCGTGGAGGACACGGCCCGTCAGGCCCGCGCCACTGACCAGGCTTGGCGTCTGCCCACGGTGGAGGAGATGGTCACCCTGCTCGAACCGGACACGACGTTGGACAGGTTTTGTCCGAACGGGCAGTTTGGCGGTGAACATCTGTGGCTCTGGACAGGGGATCGCCGTGCTTTTACCTCGGCCTGGTTCGTGGACGTGGTCAGTCGGGCCGTGCTGGCCCAGGACATGACCTGTCGGTTTCATGTCCGGCCGGTCCGGACACATTTGTGATCGCAAGGAGAACCCATGGAGAGCGGATTTTGGCAGGTTTTCATCGTCGGCGTGGCCGTGGCCGTGGCGCCGGGCCCGGATTTTTTCATGGTGCTGCGCAACAGCCTGATGCGCGGCCGTCTGGCCGGAGTCATGACCGCGCTGGGGATTGGCTCGGCCCTGGTCGTGCACGTGGTCTATTCGGTCCTGGGCCTGGCCCTGGTCATCGCCTCCAGTCCGGCGGTGTTCAGCCTGATCCGTGTCTGTGGCGCCCTGTATCTGCTGTACATCGCGGGTCGGGGTCTGCTGAACAGGCAATCGGCCCCGCCCGATGTCCGCGTCCAGACCCAGCCTCGTCGGAGCACGGATTCGCCTCTGCGCGGCTGGCGCGAGGGATTTTGGTGCAACCTGCTCAATCCCAAGGCGGCGCTTTTTTTCTTGAGCATCTTTTCCCAGTTCATGACCCCGGACACGCCCAGCTCCCTGCGCTGGGTATACGGCGCCGAAGTCATCGTCATTGTCACGGTCTGGTTCGTGCTGCTGGCGTTGTGCCTGTCCACGGGCAAGGTCCGATCCCTGTATTCCGGTCTGGCCCGCTGGGTGGACGGCGGCGTGGCCCTGATTTTCGGCGGAGTCGGCTGCTCCATCCTGGTTCAGGAAGCGCGCCGGGTACTGTAGACATCAACATTTCGAGGGCTGCATGTTTCGATTCCTGCACGCGGCGGATATCCATCTGGACAGTCCGCTCCGGGGCCTGGAGGCCTATCCCGACGCGCCCGTGGAGCAGATCCGTGGCGCGGCGCGGCGGGCCTTCGACAATCTGATCCGCCTGGCCGTCGAGGAGGAGGTCGCCTTCGTGCTTCTGGCCGGCGACCTCTACGATGGAAATTGGAAGGACTACAACACCGGCATCTTCTTCATGCAGTGCATGGGTCGTCTGCGCGCGGCCGGCATCCGCGTCTTCATGATCGCCGGCAACCACGACGCGGCCAGCCAGCTGACCAAGTCCCTGACCCTGCCGGACAACGTGACCCTTTTGTCCTCCCGGCGTCCCGAGACTCGCGTTCTGGACGACCTGGGCGTGGCCATCCACGGCCAGGGTTTCGCCACCAGGGCCGTGGCCGAGGATTTGAGCCAGTCCTACCCCGCGCCAGTGTCCGGACTGCTCAACATCGGCCTGCTGCACACCAGCCTGATCGGCCGTCCCGGCCATGAACCCTATGCCCCCTGCACCCTGGAAGGCCTGCGCGGCCACGGTTATGACTACTGGGCCCTGGGCCATGTCCACCAGCGCGAGATTTTGTGCCGCGAGCCATGGGTGGTTTTTCCCGGCAACATCCAGGGGCGACACGCGCGCGAAACAGGTCCCAAGGGCTGCGTCCTGGTCTCGGCGGACGAGGGGCGGATTCGCGCCGTGGAGCATCGGGACCTGGACGTGCTCCGTTTCGCCCAGCTCGACGTGCGCGTACCGGACGATGCCGACTTGCCCGTCGTGTACGAGGTGGTGCGCACGGCCATGGAGCGGGAATTGGAACTGGCCCAAGGCCGCCCCCTGGCCGCGCGGGTGCGGCTTCTGGGCGCCTGTGGCCTGCACGCGCAACTGTGTCGCGACGAGGTCCACGTTCGGGAAGAACTCCGGGCCGTGGCCGCCAGTCTGGGTGATGTCTGGCTGGAGCGCTTGGTCCTGGCCACGACTCCGGCCACGGCCGCGACACTCGCGGATTCGGCCCTGGCCGACTTGGTGCCGGATCTGGAACGCCTGGATTTCGACGCCGAGGCGATGCTCGCGGCCATACCGGACTTTCGGAGCCTGCGCGCCAAGCTGCCTCCGGAACTGAAAGGCGAGGGGGACCCCTTGTCCTTTGCCGACGAGGCCCTGGTCCGCCTGCGTCACGACGTGCGCGAACTGGTCCTGTCCCGCCTGCTGGGAGTCCGTCATGAAGATTGAACGCTTGGAACTCAAGGCATTTGGACCGTTCACCGACCGCGTGTTGGATTTTTCTTCGGACCTGCCCGGCCTGCATGTCGTGCATGGACGCAACGAGGCCGGCAAGAGCAGTTCCCTGCGCGCCCTGCACGCCCTGTTGTTTGGATTTCCGCACCGCACCAACGATGATTTTGTCCATGCCTACAATCAACTGCTGGTCGGCGGCCGCTTGCGCGCGGCCGATGGCCATGAGCTGGTCTTTTATCGCCGCAAGCGCAGCAAGAACGATATTTTTGACGCCCAGGACAATCCGCTGCCGGCCGATGTCCTGAATCCCTTTTTGCACGGCTTGAGCCCGGAGCTGTTCGCCGTCGTGCACGGCATCAATCACGAGGCCCTGGTTCGGGGCGGTCAGGGCATTCTGGAACAGCAGGGCGAGGTCGGCCAGACCCTGTTCGCCGCTGGCGGGGGATTCGCATCTCTCAAGGGCCTGCTCCAGGATTTGGAGACCGAGGCCGGCAGTTTGTTCAAGCCCCGCGCCTCGTCGGCCGAGATCAGCCAGGCCCTGGCCCAGTACGCGGAATTGCAACGCCGCCTGCGCGCGGCCAGTCTGGCCGGTCAGGACTGGCGCGCCCACCGCGAGGCATTGGGCGAGTCCGAGTCCCGCTTGGAAGCGCTCAATGCCCGGCGGGCGGAGCTGGAACGGGAGATCCGTCATCTGGAGCGCCTGCGTCAGGCCCTACCTTTCCTGGGCGAGCGGGCGCTGTTGCGGGAGAAATTGGACGCTCTGGGAGAGGTTCGGGTTTTGCCCGAGGATTTCGCCGCCCGTCGTCAGGCCTTGGAAGAAACGATCCATGGCCTGCGGGCCACGCGTGAGGCCGCCGCGCGGCGGCTGGCGTCCCTTCGCGACAAGAACGCGGCCATTGGCCTGAATCGGGTCGTGCTCGATCAGGCCGAGGCCATCGAGAACATCCATCAGCGTCTGGGGGAATACCGTAAGGGCAAGGCGGATTCCCCCCGACTGGACGGGCTGCGTATCGCGGCCAAGAGCGCGGCCGCCGGGCTGTTGCGCCAGATCCGACCGGGCTTGTCCGTGGACGAGGCCGAAGCCCTGCGTCCCGGCCTGCTCAAACGCAAGACCGTGTTGTCCCTGGGGCAAAAACACGAGGCCGTGCACCAGGCCGCGCGTTTGGCCGAGGCGCGGCTGGCCGACGTGCGTCGGGACCTCGCGGCCGCGCGTCGGGAACGGGTCGCCCTGGGGCTGGACCGCGACGTTATTCCGCTTGGCGAGGCCGTGGCCCTGGCCCGGAAGATTGGCGACGCGGACGCCGAGATCCTGGCCCGCGAAACGACCATCGCCCAACGGCGGGCGGCCTGGGACGCGGCCCTGACCCGGCTTGGATTGTGGTCCGGAACCGTGGCGGGGATTCGTGGCGCGGCCACGCCCTCGCCGGACAGCGTGGACGGTTTTGATCGGGAGTGGCGCGACATCGAGGATGAAGCCCGCCGCCTGGAGTCCGAAACCGATCGCCTTGTCCAGGAACAAGCCGGCCTGACCCGCGATCTCCGCGAAATCGAGCACGCGGCCGAAGTGCCCACGGAACAGGAGCTTCTGGCCTGCCGGGACCGGCGGGACCTGGGTTGGAGTCTGGTGCGCCGTCGTTGGATCGAGGGCGAGGATGTGGACGCCGAAATCGCGGCCTTCGCGCCTGATCAGGTTTTGTCCGAGGCCTACGTGGATCTGGTGGCTCGGGCGGATCATACAGCCGACCGCATGTACCGCGAGGCGGACCGGGTTCGTCGGCACGCCGCCGCGCTGGCCGGAATCGAGGCGGCCCAGGCCGCTTTGGATCGGATCGGCGCGGACAAGGCCGACCTGGAAGCCAGGCGGGAAGAGCTGCGCTGTCGCTGGCGGGCGTTATGGGCCGAATCCGGCGTGGAGCCCTCGGCGCCGCGCGAGATGCGGGCCTGGTTGGTCGCTTTCGAAAAGTTGCGGTTTCAGGCCGAGGAACTCGAAAAGGACGCCCTTGACGCGCGGGCCCGCCAGACACGGCGTCAGGATGTTCGCGCCCGCCTCGCGGCGTGTCTGGGCGAGGACGTCCCTGGCCAGGATTTGGGCCCCGTGCTGGCCAAGGCTGAAATCACGCTCGACGGCCTGCTTCGGGCATCGGCCGAACGCACCGCCCAGGACCGCGTCGTGCGGGATCTGGAGCAGGCCGAGGCCAAGGCCGTGGCCGAGGTTGAGTCGTCCCGGCGGGCCGTGGACGAATGGCGGACGTCCTGGGCCGGCGTCATGGCCGATCTCGGTCTGCCCGCCGCGACCTTGCCCGAGGAGGCTTCGGATTACCTGGACTCTCTCGCGCAGTGTTTTGCCCATTTGGCCGAGGAAGAAACCCTGCGCAAGCGTCTGGTCGGTATCGATCGGGATGCCGGCCTTTTCGAGGGCGATGTCCGGGCCCTGGCCGCGTTGTTGTCGCCCGCTGAAATGGACCTCGATCCGCCGCTTTTGGTTTCTCGTCTGAAGGCGCTGTTGGAGCAGGCCAGTCGCGATCGGGCCGTGCTCGACGGCGATGCCCAGGAAATCAGGCGACTGGAAGAGGAAATTCAGGCCGTGGAGGCGTGGCTGGCGGTTCACGAGGCGGAACTCACGGCCCTGCGCGCGCAGGCCGGATGCGGCGCCGGCGAGTCCATGGCCCTGG
Encoded proteins:
- a CDS encoding DUF1566 domain-containing protein, whose protein sequence is DGWLDRTTGLVWGGISALPLTWDEAVEDTARQARATDQAWRLPTVEEMVTLLEPDTTLDRFCPNGQFGGEHLWLWTGDRRAFTSAWFVDVVSRAVLAQDMTCRFHVRPVRTHL
- a CDS encoding LysE family translocator, producing the protein MESGFWQVFIVGVAVAVAPGPDFFMVLRNSLMRGRLAGVMTALGIGSALVVHVVYSVLGLALVIASSPAVFSLIRVCGALYLLYIAGRGLLNRQSAPPDVRVQTQPRRSTDSPLRGWREGFWCNLLNPKAALFFLSIFSQFMTPDTPSSLRWVYGAEVIVIVTVWFVLLALCLSTGKVRSLYSGLARWVDGGVALIFGGVGCSILVQEARRVL
- a CDS encoding DNA repair exonuclease, which codes for MFRFLHAADIHLDSPLRGLEAYPDAPVEQIRGAARRAFDNLIRLAVEEEVAFVLLAGDLYDGNWKDYNTGIFFMQCMGRLRAAGIRVFMIAGNHDAASQLTKSLTLPDNVTLLSSRRPETRVLDDLGVAIHGQGFATRAVAEDLSQSYPAPVSGLLNIGLLHTSLIGRPGHEPYAPCTLEGLRGHGYDYWALGHVHQREILCREPWVVFPGNIQGRHARETGPKGCVLVSADEGRIRAVEHRDLDVLRFAQLDVRVPDDADLPVVYEVVRTAMERELELAQGRPLAARVRLLGACGLHAQLCRDEVHVREELRAVAASLGDVWLERLVLATTPATAATLADSALADLVPDLERLDFDAEAMLAAIPDFRSLRAKLPPELKGEGDPLSFADEALVRLRHDVRELVLSRLLGVRHED